A genomic region of Deltaproteobacteria bacterium contains the following coding sequences:
- a CDS encoding DUF721 domain-containing protein → MAAAGDGLPPARVNDPGTMERLGDIVDRTVKRLPLSRRLEDYAVWTVWDETVGPAIARNARPEKLRNGTLFVRVRAAAWMQQLHYMRDIMLEKLNRELGREVITNIFFVVGEVSADPPREDPADPVELPAVDATRLPEQALDDIDDPDLRDSLRRLLLNHLRRRG, encoded by the coding sequence ATGGCGGCAGCGGGCGACGGGTTGCCGCCCGCGAGAGTGAACGATCCGGGGACCATGGAACGGCTTGGCGACATTGTCGACCGCACGGTGAAGCGGCTGCCCTTGAGCCGCCGCCTGGAGGACTACGCGGTGTGGACGGTCTGGGACGAGACCGTGGGTCCGGCCATCGCGCGCAACGCGCGCCCCGAGAAGCTCCGCAACGGCACCCTCTTCGTGCGCGTGCGGGCGGCGGCCTGGATGCAGCAGCTCCACTACATGAGGGACATCATGCTGGAGAAGCTCAACCGGGAACTCGGCCGCGAGGTGATCACCAACATCTTCTTCGTGGTGGGCGAAGTGTCCGCCGATCCGCCTCGGGAAGATCCCGCCGATCCGGTCGAGCTTCCGGCCGTGGATGCGACGCGCCTCCCGGAGCAGGCGCTGGACGACATCGACGACCCGGACCTTCGGGACTCCCTGCGACGCCTGCTGCTGAACCATCTCAGGAGACGGGGCTGA
- a CDS encoding vitamin B12-dependent ribonucleotide reductase codes for MSVTTTTQPAESLPEDIVRDKGAGIRVRRYFTKPGVDPYDEIEWELRSATIQNESGNTVFEQNNIEVPKAWSQMATNVVASKYFRGPLGTPQRERTARQLISRVVDTVTGWGRNDGYFASEDDARAFSDELTHILVHQRACFNSPVWFNCGIEERPQCSACFILSVDDTMESILDWYRKEGVIFKGGSGSGVNLSNIRSSKEQLGGGGTASGPVSFMRAADASAGVIKSGGKTRRAAKMVILDADHPDLVEFINCKVEEEKKAWTLIEAGYDASLDGPAYGSVFFQNANNSVRVTDEFMQRVLDDGEWSTRFVTTGEVSETFRARDILRMIAEATHLCGDPGMQFDSTINNWHTCANTGRISGSNPCSEYMHLDNSACNLASLNLLKFLRDDGGFDTESFRHTVDIMITAQDILVDNSSYPTEEITENARDFRELGLGYANLGALLMSLGLPYDSDAGRSYAAAVTALLTGEGYLQSSRIADRLQPFGGYDVNREPMLKVLDMHRSHAHKISTSHVPLDFLATVREVWDAVCEEGEAHGVRNSQISVLAPTGTIAFMMDCDTTGVEPDIALVKYKRLVGGGMLTIVNNTVARSLKRLGYDARQTQEIVEYIDEQGTIEGAPHLREDDLPVFDCAFKPANGSRSIHYMGHIRMMGATQPFISGAISKTINMPMDASVDEIAKAYVEAWKLGVKAVAIYRDGSKRTQPLSTSGKSDSPGQSADSRPLRHKLPDERRSITHKFDIAGHEGYITAGMYEDGQPGEIFITMSKEGSTISGLMDSFATAISMAMQYGVPLRVLVDKFSHMRFEPSGFTRNPDIPMAKSIMDYIFRWLATKFLDGKAQTEVGVVNRDADELAEVPAPAPAPKPLDNSGDGYAMSAEGFYQQDAPSCSDCGAIMVRSGACYKCMNCGSVSGCS; via the coding sequence ATGTCCGTTACGACCACCACCCAGCCCGCCGAATCGCTTCCTGAAGACATCGTTCGAGACAAGGGCGCGGGCATCCGCGTGCGGCGCTATTTCACCAAGCCGGGGGTCGATCCCTACGACGAAATCGAGTGGGAGCTGCGTTCCGCGACCATCCAGAACGAGAGCGGCAACACCGTGTTCGAGCAGAACAACATCGAGGTGCCCAAGGCCTGGTCGCAGATGGCCACCAACGTCGTCGCCTCCAAGTACTTCCGCGGCCCCCTGGGGACGCCCCAGCGGGAGCGGACCGCGCGCCAGCTCATCAGCCGGGTGGTGGACACCGTCACCGGATGGGGCCGGAACGACGGCTACTTCGCCAGCGAGGACGACGCCCGGGCCTTCTCGGACGAGCTGACCCACATCCTGGTGCACCAGCGGGCCTGCTTCAACAGCCCGGTGTGGTTCAACTGCGGCATCGAGGAGCGGCCCCAGTGCTCCGCCTGCTTCATCCTGTCGGTGGACGACACCATGGAGTCGATCCTCGACTGGTACCGCAAGGAAGGCGTGATCTTCAAGGGCGGCTCGGGTTCCGGCGTGAACCTCTCCAACATCCGGTCGTCCAAGGAGCAGCTCGGCGGCGGCGGCACCGCCTCGGGGCCGGTCTCCTTCATGCGCGCGGCCGACGCGTCGGCGGGAGTCATCAAGTCCGGCGGCAAGACCCGGCGCGCGGCCAAGATGGTGATACTCGACGCGGACCACCCCGACCTCGTGGAGTTCATCAACTGCAAGGTGGAGGAAGAGAAGAAGGCCTGGACCCTCATCGAGGCAGGGTACGACGCGAGCCTCGACGGCCCGGCCTACGGCAGCGTCTTCTTCCAGAACGCCAACAACTCGGTGCGGGTGACCGACGAGTTCATGCAGCGGGTGCTGGACGACGGCGAGTGGAGCACGCGCTTCGTCACCACCGGCGAGGTGTCCGAGACCTTCCGCGCCCGGGACATCCTCAGGATGATCGCCGAGGCCACGCACCTGTGCGGCGATCCCGGCATGCAGTTCGACTCCACCATCAACAACTGGCACACGTGCGCCAACACCGGCCGCATCAGCGGCTCCAACCCGTGCTCGGAGTACATGCACCTGGACAACTCGGCGTGCAACCTGGCGTCGCTCAACCTGCTCAAGTTCCTGCGCGACGACGGCGGCTTCGATACCGAGTCCTTCCGTCACACCGTGGACATCATGATCACGGCCCAGGACATCCTGGTGGACAACTCCTCGTATCCCACCGAGGAGATCACCGAGAACGCGCGCGACTTCCGCGAGCTGGGGCTGGGCTACGCCAACCTCGGCGCGCTGCTCATGTCCCTGGGGCTGCCCTACGACTCCGACGCCGGCCGCTCCTACGCCGCGGCGGTGACCGCGCTGCTCACGGGCGAGGGGTATCTCCAGTCCAGCCGCATCGCCGACCGGCTGCAGCCGTTCGGCGGCTACGACGTCAACCGCGAGCCCATGCTCAAGGTGCTCGACATGCACCGCTCCCACGCGCACAAGATCTCCACGTCCCACGTGCCGCTGGATTTTCTCGCCACGGTGCGCGAGGTGTGGGACGCGGTGTGCGAGGAAGGGGAGGCGCACGGCGTGCGCAACTCGCAGATCTCCGTGCTGGCGCCCACCGGCACCATCGCCTTCATGATGGACTGCGACACCACCGGGGTGGAGCCCGACATCGCGTTGGTGAAGTACAAGAGGCTCGTGGGCGGCGGCATGCTCACCATCGTCAACAACACCGTGGCGCGCTCGCTCAAGCGGCTCGGCTACGACGCCCGGCAGACCCAGGAGATCGTCGAGTACATCGACGAGCAGGGCACCATCGAAGGGGCGCCGCACCTGCGGGAAGACGACCTGCCGGTGTTCGACTGCGCCTTCAAGCCCGCCAACGGCAGCCGCTCCATCCATTACATGGGACACATCCGGATGATGGGCGCCACCCAGCCGTTCATCTCCGGCGCCATCTCCAAGACCATCAACATGCCCATGGACGCCTCGGTGGACGAGATCGCCAAGGCCTACGTGGAAGCCTGGAAGCTCGGGGTCAAGGCCGTGGCCATCTACCGCGACGGCTCCAAGCGCACCCAGCCCCTGAGCACCAGCGGCAAGAGCGACTCGCCGGGCCAGTCGGCGGACTCGCGGCCGCTGCGCCACAAGCTCCCCGACGAGCGCCGCTCCATCACCCACAAGTTCGATATCGCCGGGCACGAGGGCTACATCACCGCGGGCATGTACGAGGACGGCCAGCCGGGCGAGATCTTCATCACCATGTCCAAGGAAGGCTCCACCATCTCCGGGCTCATGGACTCCTTCGCCACCGCCATCTCCATGGCCATGCAGTACGGCGTGCCCCTCCGGGTGCTGGTGGACAAGTTCAGCCACATGCGCTTCGAGCCCTCGGGCTTCACCCGCAACCCCGACATCCCCATGGCCAAGTCCATCATGGACTACATCTTCCGCTGGCTCGCCACCAAGTTCCTCGACGGCAAGGCCCAGACCGAAGTAGGCGTCGTCAATCGCGATGCCGACGAACTCGCCGAGGTCCCCGCGCCGGCACCCGCGCCGAAGCCGCTCGACAACTCGGGCGACGGCTACGCCATGTCCGCCGAAGGCTTCTACCAGCAGGACGCCCCGTCCTGCTCCGACTGCGGCGCCATCATGGTCCGCAGCGGCGCCTGCTACAAGTGCATGAACTGCGGGTCGGTGAGTGGGTGCTCGTAG
- a CDS encoding helix-turn-helix domain-containing protein, with the protein MSTTRVRIDPEDSATLPKGRIDFAVVDGTTETEIALQQQEDDAEAMQDMARYARRIRRRLGLSQVELARRIDVPHETIRNWEQGKRSPTGAARALLRVLDKAPETALRVLT; encoded by the coding sequence ATGAGCACTACGCGCGTCAGGATTGATCCAGAGGATTCCGCGACACTCCCAAAGGGGCGAATCGACTTCGCTGTGGTAGATGGCACCACCGAGACGGAAATCGCCTTGCAGCAGCAGGAGGACGACGCCGAGGCCATGCAGGACATGGCACGCTATGCTCGTCGGATCCGGCGGCGGCTGGGGCTCAGCCAAGTAGAGTTGGCGCGGCGAATCGACGTGCCGCATGAAACGATCCGCAATTGGGAACAGGGGAAGCGCAGCCCGACCGGTGCCGCGCGCGCCCTGTTGCGGGTTCTCGACAAGGCCCCCGAAACCGCGCTCCGCGTTCTGACCTGA
- a CDS encoding HigA family addiction module antitoxin — protein MGKTQQTPVTEAAKRLGVSRKQLSDIVNCHAGISPEMAVRLHKAFGGGADTRLRLQAAYDLAQAMKHADEIKVERLSPAA, from the coding sequence CTGGGCAAGACACAGCAAACTCCTGTCACGGAAGCGGCCAAGCGCTTGGGCGTTAGCCGCAAGCAGCTTTCCGATATTGTGAACTGTCACGCGGGCATCTCGCCTGAAATGGCAGTCCGTCTCCACAAGGCATTCGGGGGCGGTGCCGACACGCGGCTACGGCTCCAAGCTGCCTACGACTTGGCGCAAGCGATGAAGCATGCGGATGAAATCAAGGTCGAACGGCTGTCACCCGCAGCCTGA